One stretch of Siphonobacter curvatus DNA includes these proteins:
- the mltG gene encoding endolytic transglycosylase MltG — MVRNKFFKYFIIIVSILAPIVSFYLWQIFYTANLNTEKDRDFYLLIPSKSARFETVIDSLKANKMVNNEMYFRFLSKVLKYPDHVKPGRYRIKPNTGNYEVIKALRSGNQAAVKLTFNNVRLKQDLVEKIGNKFEFDSTEFKRMLNDPAVCQFYGFTPETILCMFLPNTYEVYWNTTPQKLMGRMKSEYDKFWTNDRKAKAKAVGLSPVEVITLASIVEAETKKKDEKPRVAGVYLNRLAISEPLRADPTVIYAIGDFGIKRLLHHQLLYKSPYNTYINTGLPPGPINLPEPSSIDAVLNREKHDYLYFCASPKLNGYHIFAVTYEEHLRNAKLYQEALNQLGIKK, encoded by the coding sequence ATGGTTCGTAATAAATTCTTCAAATACTTTATCATCATCGTATCCATTCTGGCTCCGATTGTCTCGTTTTATCTCTGGCAGATTTTTTACACGGCCAATTTGAACACGGAGAAAGACCGGGATTTCTATTTATTAATTCCCAGTAAATCAGCTCGTTTTGAAACCGTTATTGATTCGTTGAAAGCCAATAAAATGGTAAACAACGAAATGTATTTTCGCTTTCTGTCGAAGGTTCTCAAGTACCCTGACCACGTGAAACCGGGTCGTTATAGAATCAAACCGAATACGGGCAATTACGAAGTGATTAAAGCCTTACGTTCGGGCAATCAGGCGGCTGTAAAACTGACCTTTAACAACGTCCGTCTCAAACAAGATCTGGTTGAGAAAATTGGCAATAAGTTTGAATTTGACTCAACGGAATTCAAGCGGATGCTGAATGATCCAGCCGTTTGTCAGTTCTATGGCTTTACGCCCGAAACCATTCTCTGTATGTTTCTGCCCAATACGTACGAGGTATACTGGAATACAACACCGCAGAAGCTGATGGGTCGGATGAAGTCGGAGTACGACAAATTCTGGACGAATGATCGGAAAGCTAAAGCAAAAGCCGTGGGTTTATCTCCCGTAGAAGTAATCACATTGGCTAGCATCGTAGAGGCAGAAACCAAGAAGAAGGACGAAAAACCACGGGTGGCGGGCGTGTATCTGAATCGTCTGGCGATATCGGAGCCGCTACGGGCCGATCCGACCGTTATTTACGCCATTGGAGATTTTGGCATCAAGCGACTGCTTCACCATCAACTCCTGTACAAGTCTCCGTACAATACCTACATCAATACGGGATTGCCGCCGGGGCCGATCAACCTGCCTGAGCCTTCGTCGATCGATGCCGTACTGAACCGGGAAAAGCACGATTACCTGTATTTCTGTGCGAGTCCCAAACTGAATGGCTACCACATTTTTGCGGTTACCTACGAAGAACACCTACGCAACGCCAAATTGTACCAAGAAGCGTTGAACCAGTTAGGAATTAAAAAATAA
- a CDS encoding glycosyltransferase, whose product MKQEPLVSIICLSYNHERFVAECLQSVFIQTYPALELIVVDDFSKDRSVSIIESLLRHQDKFIQNCNNQGVCQSFNRGLAQAKGKYIVDLAADDLLFPDTIAKQVAYFETLSEEYGAIFGDAVLISETGKKLGTWYKRDAQGKRLQPVPSGDVFAAVLAGTPILTVTAMTRRSVYEALDGYDESLLYEDFDFLVRASRRWKYGFKDECWVKYRQVKGSHSKQQQLRRTQQMESTWKVCEKAAVLVQTPEEISALLIRLRNGLRQCFFLEHYALGAQYAALYRRFKPLPSSLQAIAWACQLKIPFYQVYRTYQKLRR is encoded by the coding sequence ATGAAGCAGGAGCCCTTAGTTTCGATCATTTGTCTGAGTTACAACCACGAACGTTTCGTAGCTGAATGCCTGCAATCGGTGTTTATCCAGACCTACCCAGCCCTAGAGTTGATCGTCGTCGATGATTTCAGTAAAGACCGAAGCGTATCCATCATCGAAAGCCTGTTACGGCACCAGGACAAGTTTATCCAAAACTGTAATAACCAGGGCGTGTGTCAAAGTTTCAATCGGGGACTAGCTCAGGCGAAAGGTAAATACATTGTGGATCTGGCGGCGGATGATCTACTTTTCCCCGATACGATTGCCAAGCAAGTGGCTTATTTTGAAACGCTTTCGGAGGAATACGGGGCCATTTTCGGCGATGCCGTACTGATTAGTGAAACGGGAAAGAAACTAGGGACTTGGTATAAACGTGATGCTCAAGGAAAGCGGTTACAGCCCGTTCCTTCCGGAGACGTGTTTGCGGCTGTATTGGCTGGCACGCCCATTTTGACAGTGACGGCCATGACACGTCGGTCGGTGTATGAGGCTCTGGACGGTTACGACGAAAGTCTTCTGTATGAAGATTTTGATTTTCTCGTACGAGCTTCCCGCCGCTGGAAATACGGCTTTAAAGATGAATGCTGGGTAAAGTACCGGCAGGTGAAAGGTTCGCATTCGAAGCAGCAGCAACTTCGGCGTACGCAGCAGATGGAATCCACCTGGAAGGTATGCGAAAAAGCCGCTGTTCTGGTCCAAACGCCAGAGGAAATTTCGGCTCTGCTCATTCGGTTGCGAAATGGTCTTCGGCAATGTTTTTTCCTGGAACACTATGCACTGGGAGCTCAGTACGCGGCCTTATACCGACGATTCAAACCGTTGCCTTCGTCCTTGCAAGCGATTGCCTGGGCCTGTCAATTAAAAATTCCGTTTTATCAGGTATACCGAACCTATCAGAAATTACGACGATAA
- a CDS encoding Ldh family oxidoreductase has protein sequence MIDHRLLNTFVRDIFLAMGCPESEATLAANVLVSADLRGIDSHGVARLSGYVRLMDHGRLNPKPQMRIVHETPSTAVLDGDAGLGLVVAPRAMEIAMEKADKVGTGWVAVRNSNHFGIAGYHASMALERDMIGWSMTHAGPLVTPTFSKERLLGTNPICVAMPAKEEPPFLLDMATTTAAYGKLEILQRKNLDTPTGWVQDAEGQPTTDANAVRKGGALLPLGGDREHGSHKGYGLGAMVDLFSGVLSGANYGPWVPPFATAGFMAAEEGVGIGTGHFLGAMRVDAFRPADEFKSHLDQWIRRFRSAEGLNGESVRIPGDPEREMEAIRRTEGIPVLAPVIADLKSLGERFGVCFPGEMNNSPSV, from the coding sequence ATGATTGATCATCGATTACTTAATACCTTCGTTCGGGACATTTTTCTAGCCATGGGTTGCCCCGAATCCGAAGCTACGCTGGCGGCTAATGTGCTGGTTTCTGCCGATCTACGCGGCATTGATTCCCACGGCGTGGCCCGATTGTCCGGTTATGTCCGGCTGATGGATCACGGTCGTCTGAATCCGAAACCCCAGATGCGGATCGTCCATGAAACGCCCTCTACTGCCGTTCTGGATGGTGATGCTGGTTTAGGACTCGTCGTGGCTCCACGAGCCATGGAGATTGCGATGGAAAAGGCCGACAAAGTAGGTACGGGCTGGGTGGCGGTACGAAATTCCAACCATTTCGGTATTGCCGGTTATCATGCCTCCATGGCCCTGGAACGGGATATGATCGGCTGGTCCATGACCCACGCCGGACCGCTGGTGACACCGACCTTTTCGAAAGAGCGACTCCTCGGAACGAATCCCATCTGCGTAGCCATGCCCGCTAAGGAAGAACCACCCTTTTTGCTGGATATGGCCACTACAACGGCCGCTTACGGCAAGCTGGAAATTCTCCAGCGGAAAAATCTGGATACGCCCACCGGTTGGGTACAGGATGCCGAAGGGCAGCCTACTACTGATGCGAATGCCGTACGGAAGGGCGGAGCCCTGCTACCGCTGGGGGGTGATCGTGAACACGGCAGTCATAAAGGCTACGGACTGGGAGCGATGGTCGATTTATTTTCGGGCGTACTTTCTGGAGCCAACTACGGACCTTGGGTACCTCCCTTTGCTACGGCTGGTTTCATGGCTGCCGAAGAAGGTGTAGGCATTGGGACGGGTCATTTTCTGGGGGCCATGCGGGTGGATGCGTTCCGACCAGCGGATGAATTTAAAAGCCATTTAGACCAATGGATTCGTAGATTCCGCTCGGCGGAAGGACTGAACGGGGAAAGTGTACGCATCCCGGGCGATCCGGAGCGGGAAATGGAAGCCATTCGTCGGACGGAAGGAATTCCGGTATTAGCTCCTGTAATCGCTGATTTAAAAAGCCTGGGCGAACGTTTCGGCGTATGCTTTCCCGGCGAAATGAATAATTCTCCTAGCGTGTAA
- a CDS encoding 5'-methylthioadenosine/adenosylhomocysteine nucleosidase: protein MKICTLVLVGLLGICFNLSAQLTYSTTPDAQTKFPRKSNNLTAIMGAFADEVEVLKKEIKGRREQHIEGLTFYTGSLEGRKIVLVQGGIGKVNAALTTTLLLEHFRPREVIFTGIAGGLNPKYQPGDIVMATKVAYHDYGRVLKEGMTVRPTRNPYNFQENPLYFPADSSLLLVAGVVIPKVKLEKVGNYQPTIYSGTVVTGDVFMASDSASLHIRRTMQADAIEMEGAAVSQICWQQRVPFLIIRSLSDNANHSASVDMHTYGPIAARNSAALVKALLERLK, encoded by the coding sequence ATGAAAATTTGTACACTCGTACTCGTAGGTTTGCTCGGAATCTGTTTTAATCTTTCTGCTCAGCTTACCTATTCCACTACGCCGGACGCTCAAACCAAATTCCCCCGAAAAAGTAATAATCTGACGGCGATTATGGGTGCTTTCGCTGATGAAGTAGAAGTGCTTAAAAAAGAAATAAAAGGTCGTCGTGAACAACACATCGAAGGATTGACGTTCTACACGGGTAGTTTGGAAGGTCGGAAAATTGTATTGGTGCAGGGTGGAATCGGAAAGGTAAACGCTGCGTTAACCACGACGTTACTGTTGGAACATTTTCGGCCCCGCGAAGTGATTTTCACGGGAATCGCCGGGGGCCTAAATCCAAAATATCAGCCCGGAGATATTGTAATGGCTACCAAAGTGGCTTACCATGATTACGGCCGTGTCTTGAAAGAGGGAATGACGGTTCGACCCACGCGTAATCCGTATAATTTTCAGGAAAACCCGCTGTATTTCCCGGCTGACTCATCGTTGTTACTCGTAGCAGGGGTCGTGATTCCGAAAGTAAAGCTGGAAAAAGTGGGTAATTATCAACCGACCATTTACAGCGGTACCGTCGTAACGGGTGACGTTTTTATGGCTTCTGATTCCGCCAGTCTACACATCCGTCGGACCATGCAGGCCGATGCCATTGAGATGGAAGGGGCGGCCGTCAGTCAGATTTGCTGGCAGCAACGCGTACCCTTTCTGATCATTCGCAGTCTTTCAGATAATGCCAACCATTCGGCTTCAGTAGACATGCATACCTACGGACCGATTGCGGCCCGAAACTCAGCGGCTTTGGTAAAAGCCTTGCTCGAACGCCTGAAGTGA
- a CDS encoding acyl-CoA thioesterase, which yields MAFQHEHTYRVCYADTDQMGYMYYGNYARLYEIGRVEALRSLGFAYKVLEESGVMMPVYEMKTRYLKPARYDELLTIQTRIQQLPAARIVFHFELFNESNVLLNTGEVTLVFINRETNRPIMAPTALLGKLQPYFLKE from the coding sequence ATGGCTTTTCAGCATGAGCATACGTACCGGGTTTGTTATGCCGATACGGATCAGATGGGATATATGTACTACGGCAATTACGCCCGGCTTTATGAAATTGGCCGCGTGGAAGCGTTGCGTAGTTTAGGTTTTGCCTATAAGGTTCTGGAAGAGTCGGGTGTGATGATGCCCGTTTATGAAATGAAAACGCGGTATTTAAAACCGGCCCGTTACGACGAATTACTCACCATCCAAACGCGTATTCAGCAGTTACCCGCCGCCCGAATCGTCTTCCATTTTGAGTTGTTTAATGAATCGAACGTTCTTTTAAATACGGGAGAGGTGACACTGGTGTTCATCAACCGTGAAACCAACCGACCGATCATGGCCCCTACTGCCTTGTTGGGTAAACTACAGCCGTACTTTCTCAAAGAATAA
- a CDS encoding L-threonylcarbamoyladenylate synthase, with protein sequence MPAEFLSIHPINPEPRKIARVLEVLRQGGIVIYPTDTVYGMGGDIHNARTIERIAQVKGIKLEKSDFSIICNDLSHISDYAKVSDVAFKTMKKVLPGPYTFVLTANTQLPRTLNPRKKTIGIRIPDHAITREIVSQLGHPIVTTSIKSDDDFMEYPTDPEEIFHQFQHKVDLVIDGGPGGLIPSTILDATDTDFEVIRQGLGEWE encoded by the coding sequence ATGCCTGCTGAATTTCTGTCTATTCATCCCATAAATCCCGAGCCTCGTAAAATTGCCCGGGTATTGGAAGTACTTCGCCAGGGTGGTATTGTTATCTACCCAACTGATACCGTTTATGGTATGGGTGGCGATATTCACAATGCCCGTACCATCGAGCGGATTGCTCAGGTCAAAGGGATTAAGCTCGAAAAGAGCGACTTCTCCATCATTTGTAATGACTTGAGTCATATTTCCGATTACGCCAAGGTTTCGGATGTGGCCTTCAAAACAATGAAGAAAGTGTTGCCAGGTCCGTATACGTTTGTACTAACGGCCAATACGCAACTACCGCGAACGCTGAATCCTCGGAAAAAAACGATTGGTATCCGGATTCCCGATCACGCCATTACCCGGGAAATTGTCAGTCAGCTGGGGCATCCTATTGTGACCACGTCCATCAAATCCGACGATGATTTCATGGAGTACCCGACGGACCCTGAAGAGATTTTCCACCAGTTTCAGCACAAGGTTGATCTGGTAATTGATGGCGGACCAGGTGGGCTGATCCCTTCCACGATCCTGGATGCTACCGATACCGATTTCGAAGTGATTCGTCAGGGGTTAGGGGAGTGGGAATAA
- a CDS encoding YihY/virulence factor BrkB family protein — MAKLSRKHKPLQRVQTFLRNVRIRRRSFSLYHLLRVLFANVLQFDIDQRATAVAYSFTLALFPAIIFLFTLIPYVPIEGLDDQIMTFLADAMPRGIYKEVLPTIEDIVSRKRSGVLSFGFVFAMFSATNGMIALMRAFNIAQRTHDERGFIKTRLISILLTVLLAVVLLVAVGVLVVGRIVVDILVERRLINVDSTYSFVEGISYLTVFVVLFMAVSIIYYIAPALHKRWRFFNAGSVTASLLIILITQGFSYYLSNFASYNRLYGAVGTLVALMIWLYLVALVLILGFEINQSLDDASKQAEKEYKQE, encoded by the coding sequence ATGGCGAAACTTTCCCGTAAACATAAGCCCCTTCAACGCGTACAGACCTTTTTAAGAAATGTACGCATTCGGCGAAGAAGCTTTTCTTTGTATCACTTGCTTCGGGTACTCTTTGCCAATGTTCTGCAGTTTGACATTGACCAGCGGGCTACGGCAGTGGCCTATAGTTTTACCCTGGCTCTTTTTCCGGCGATTATTTTTCTGTTTACGCTGATTCCCTACGTACCCATTGAAGGCCTTGATGATCAGATTATGACTTTTCTCGCCGATGCCATGCCGCGGGGAATTTATAAAGAAGTATTACCTACCATTGAAGATATTGTGAGTCGAAAACGGAGCGGCGTACTGTCCTTTGGTTTTGTGTTTGCGATGTTTTCGGCAACCAATGGAATGATTGCTCTGATGCGAGCCTTTAACATCGCTCAGCGGACGCACGATGAACGGGGATTTATCAAAACCCGGCTTATATCCATCTTACTGACCGTGCTGCTGGCGGTCGTACTATTGGTTGCCGTTGGGGTACTCGTTGTCGGACGAATTGTGGTGGATATTTTGGTTGAACGTCGTCTGATTAATGTTGATTCCACGTATTCGTTCGTAGAGGGCATTAGTTACCTGACCGTTTTTGTAGTCTTGTTTATGGCCGTTTCCATTATTTACTACATTGCTCCGGCTTTACATAAACGCTGGCGATTCTTCAATGCGGGTTCGGTCACGGCTTCGCTGTTAATCATTCTGATTACGCAGGGCTTTTCGTACTATCTCTCGAACTTTGCCAGCTACAACCGGCTATACGGAGCGGTGGGTACGCTAGTGGCTTTGATGATCTGGCTGTATCTAGTAGCTCTGGTACTGATTCTGGGTTTTGAGATTAACCAGAGTTTGGATGACGCTTCCAAGCAAGCAGAAAAAGAATATAAGCAGGAATAG
- a CDS encoding lysophospholipid acyltransferase family protein, with the protein MVFFQVISRLPLTVLYWFSDFLFVLIYYVFGYRKQVVLGNLAAAFPEKSEAERQAIAKKFFRNFCDLMVETVKSLTISRQSIARRMKLENSEVLHNLIRQKKTVFVMLGHQMNWEWISLSIANDGIPADVIYKPLSNSFFERFMLAIRSRFGIKPVSMHTILRDMITRKNEPRVIGTLADQAPHHPDSAYWSTFFHQETDFFTGTEKLARKFNTPLLFGKIRKIKRGHYSFHLELIAEPSYKDIEPGLLTEHYVRWLETMLREQPELWLWSHKRWKHKRETHPTEDEMVLA; encoded by the coding sequence ATGGTATTTTTCCAAGTCATATCTCGCTTACCCCTCACCGTACTGTATTGGTTTTCCGATTTCTTATTTGTACTGATTTACTACGTTTTCGGTTACCGGAAACAGGTAGTATTAGGAAACTTAGCGGCGGCATTTCCCGAGAAATCAGAGGCTGAACGACAGGCCATTGCTAAAAAGTTCTTTCGTAACTTCTGTGATCTGATGGTGGAAACCGTAAAGTCTCTGACCATCTCACGGCAGTCGATCGCTCGTCGAATGAAATTAGAAAATTCCGAGGTTCTGCACAATCTTATTCGTCAGAAAAAGACGGTATTTGTCATGCTAGGTCACCAGATGAACTGGGAGTGGATTTCGCTGAGTATTGCGAATGATGGTATTCCGGCTGATGTCATTTACAAGCCGCTCTCGAACTCATTCTTTGAGCGTTTTATGCTGGCAATCCGTTCCCGTTTTGGCATCAAGCCCGTCTCTATGCATACGATTCTGCGAGATATGATTACGCGCAAGAACGAACCCCGGGTTATTGGTACCTTAGCAGATCAGGCCCCGCATCACCCCGATTCAGCGTACTGGTCAACCTTCTTTCATCAGGAAACCGACTTTTTTACGGGTACCGAAAAATTGGCCCGTAAGTTCAATACGCCTCTGCTGTTTGGAAAAATCAGAAAAATTAAACGGGGTCATTACAGCTTTCACCTGGAACTGATTGCCGAGCCCTCCTACAAAGACATTGAGCCCGGTCTGTTGACAGAACATTACGTTCGCTGGCTGGAAACTATGTTACGAGAACAACCCGAACTCTGGCTCTGGTCGCACAAACGTTGGAAACACAAACGCGAAACGCATCCGACCGAAGACGAAATGGTACTGGCTTAG